The following are encoded together in the Adhaeribacter arboris genome:
- a CDS encoding DegT/DnrJ/EryC1/StrS family aminotransferase gives MNPIRLSDVSDSCALLKPALENAFAQVLAEGNFIKGAPVAEFVHYLSEYLQGPQVIPCGNGTDALQIALMALDLPPGSEVIVPVFNYVSAVEAIALLGLVPVFADVLPGTFTIDPDSAAAKISYKTRAIIAVHLFGQCADLKALTELARKHDLFLMEDNAQSLGAQFVAANGFRYFAGTVGHIGTTSFFPTKMLGALGDGGALFTKDEDLATILRQIASHGQSRKYTYERIGVNSRLDTLQAAFLSIKLKYLNANIGQRQLLAQKYDQNLQESHFIQVPKRADYSTHVFNQYVVQVPAGHRNNLRAFLLQKQIPTAVYYATPLHLQPAYQYLGNFAGDFPVAENICQKVIALPLHPSLTLEQADYISSSIQEYVQKVS, from the coding sequence ATGAATCCTATCCGCTTATCCGACGTTTCGGATAGTTGTGCTTTATTAAAACCAGCTTTAGAAAATGCTTTTGCCCAGGTGTTAGCCGAAGGTAATTTTATTAAAGGAGCTCCGGTAGCAGAATTTGTCCATTACCTGAGTGAATACTTACAAGGGCCGCAAGTTATACCTTGTGGGAATGGCACCGATGCCCTGCAAATTGCTTTAATGGCTTTGGATTTGCCACCCGGTAGCGAAGTTATTGTACCCGTTTTTAATTACGTTTCGGCGGTAGAAGCAATCGCTTTATTGGGTTTGGTGCCGGTATTTGCCGATGTGCTGCCGGGTACTTTTACTATTGATCCTGATTCTGCCGCGGCAAAAATTTCTTATAAAACCCGGGCCATCATCGCAGTGCATTTGTTTGGCCAATGCGCCGATTTAAAAGCGCTTACCGAATTGGCGCGAAAACACGACTTATTTTTAATGGAAGATAATGCTCAAAGTCTGGGTGCTCAGTTTGTAGCCGCCAATGGTTTCCGTTATTTTGCGGGTACCGTAGGGCATATCGGTACTACTTCTTTTTTCCCGACTAAAATGTTGGGAGCTTTAGGCGATGGGGGAGCTCTATTTACCAAAGATGAAGATTTAGCAACAATCCTGCGGCAAATTGCCAGTCACGGGCAGAGCCGCAAATACACCTACGAACGAATTGGAGTAAACTCCCGGTTGGATACTTTACAAGCTGCCTTTCTTTCTATAAAATTGAAATACTTAAACGCTAATATTGGGCAGCGGCAATTACTCGCCCAAAAATACGATCAGAATTTACAGGAAAGCCATTTTATACAAGTTCCGAAACGTGCCGATTACAGTACCCATGTTTTCAACCAATATGTAGTGCAGGTACCCGCCGGGCATCGGAATAATCTTCGCGCTTTTTTACTCCAGAAGCAAATACCTACTGCTGTTTATTACGCTACCCCTTTGCACCTGCAACCCGCTTACCAATATTTAGGTAATTTCGCCGGCGACTTTCCGGTAGCCGAAAATATTTGTCAGAAAGTAATTGCCTTGCCTTTACATCCGTCCCTTACCTTAGAACAAGCAGATTATATAAGTAGCAGTATTCAAGAATACGTCCAAAAAGTTAGTTGA